The segment GCCGGTCGGGTAGACTAACCCGGCGCGCTTGCCCAAAACAAGTTTTACGGTTGTCCATAGGGACAACCCCATGCGTCCGGTATAGGTCCAGGGCGCCGGACACGCGTTATTGCAACCTGCGGAAATAAGCTCCGAGTGCCCGGGGCCAGGCCAGAGCTGCTGCCAGCGAGCCGCTTAGGGAAGCGCTGAATAAATCCGTTCTGGATTTCTTAGCGCCCGCCATCGGAAAAGCGTGGTTTTCCGATGACTCACAAAATCAATGGCTTACAGCCACAGATTTTGTGAGCGCATCCTTGCGCTGCGGGAAACGCTGAATACTTCAGCGTGTCCTTAGGCCGTCACGTCAATATTGCCATTGGCAAGCAAGGTGTCGATATCCTGTCCGAACACCCCTACCAGCGTGACCAGGTCCTGGAATTCATAGTCCCCGCCCGAGCCGTCACGATCGATGCTCAACACAGTGTTTATACCCATGTCGACCGGGGTCAACATAAGAAAGGCAGCCGGCGTTTCAGAGTTATAGCCCAGTAACAAGTCCGAGATATCGAGCACATCCCCGCCGGAGTCAGGCAACAGAACGCTGAAATCCAGGATCGTATCGGTCGACGTATCGCCTGGCGTAATGTCAGCCGCTTTCCATAGGAACGTGTCACTACCTGAGCCGCCCAAAATCGTGTCCGCCCCGAGGCCGCCGCGCAGGGTATCGTTGCCGCCGCCCCCAAACAGCAGATCGGTACTTCCACCACCGTCGAGAAAGTCATCCAGGTCTGAGCCGGTGAGGTTGTCGATAAAACTGGAACCGATCACGCCTTCCATATTGCGGTACGCATCGGTACCGATTCCGGACAGCTCTCCGGTGCTCCACCATCCACCGTCGTTAGTACCCTGATTCAACGTGAAATTCAGACCGAACGTCGCGTCAGAAAAATCCAGGACGTCGTTTCCATCCGCGCCGTCCAATTCGTCATTCCCCCCACCGCCACGCAGGATATTGTCGCCCTCGTTACCGGTCAGGCTATTGGCGCCAGCACTCCCGATGACCCCCTCCATCCCGGAATAAGTGTCCGTTCCGTCCACACTGGCAGTGCCGGAACCACCTGCCCCCAGGGTGAATGACCATGCCCCGGCAACGCCGGAAAAGTCCAGAAGATCAATTCCAGCTCCGCCGTTCAAAGTGTCGTTACCCGCATTGCCTGCGAGTAGATCGTTACCGTCACCACCATTGAGAGTATCGTTGCCGGCACCGCCGAATAACAGATCGTCGCCGGCCCCGCCGTGGAGTGTGTCGTTGTGCCCACCGCCAAACAGCAGGTCGTGGCCGCCCTCGCCCCACATCACGTCGGCGCCGTAGCCTCCATAGAGAACGTCGTTACCGCCGCTGGCTGCGTCGCTCCCATCGTCGCCATAAAGCGTATCGTTCCCATTGCCGCCGAGCAGGACGTCGTCCCCGCCGTCGCCATAAAGCGTGTCATTTCCCCAGCCCCCAAGAATGACGTCAAAGCCATCGCCGCCGTGAACGATGTCATCGCCACCACCAGCATTGATCAAATCTCCGAATGCGGTGCCATTAATGATGTTGTTCCCGCTTGTACCCACAATAGCCATAACAGAATTCCTGTATTAATGATTAATGGTTTTTGGCCTCTAGCCACGCCCCGACTTGCAGGCTATCTTTCTCGGCTAGCACAAACAAGCAATAAAAGACTGTACTTAGGTACCAGACACAGTAATAAAAGCACGAGTGATGATCGGCAATGGCTCTTGATTTCGCGCTACTCGCAGTATGTCTGTTCAGAATGAAGACCCAACTGGATTCTGCAAATCAGACCAGCGTGGCCGCGCGAACAACCCATAGAAACGCCAATTGACTGGCCTGTGAATAGCCATGGAGACCGGTTTCTCAATACGACCTAAACGGACTATCTGCTGGAAACCTGCGCCGTTAATAAAAATCGGATAATCTGTCAAGCAGTACCACGGGGATTTTCAGACGAGCCCGTTTGAATCAATGCATAGTCAACTCACTTAAATTGGCCGTTTTCGGTTGTGGCGCCCACCCAATGGGGTATCCCGGTAACGAAGATGGCCTTTTTGGACCGGCGATCGCCCACCCCGTGAGCCATTTACGCCACATCAACTAGCTGGTCGTCGGGGGCCAGATCGATGGAATTCAGAAAGCCACCCATATAACCCCGCAATGCGTCCTGCACGGCATACAACTCGGCTATGCGGGCTGCGGCCTTGGCAGACGCACCCTGACCGTGTAGATCAAGCAATTCGTCGGCGAGCGTGTGGCCGTCCCGATGCAGCTTCTGCATCGCCTGAAAAACCGGGTACGCGCCGTATCGCGCCCGCCCCTCGCTGCTCACCCACTGGGCAAAGCGACACTCGTGGACGTCCAGAGGAGCTGGCCCTACTCGTTCGCCCTTGCAGCACGCCTCCAGGCCACGTATCCAGGCCCGGTGTTCAACATCCGCCAAAAGCAACGGCCAC is part of the Immundisolibacter sp. genome and harbors:
- a CDS encoding calcium-binding protein, producing the protein MAIVGTSGNNIINGTAFGDLINAGGGDDIVHGGDGFDVILGGWGNDTLYGDGGDDVLLGGNGNDTLYGDDGSDAASGGNDVLYGGYGADVMWGEGGHDLLFGGGHNDTLHGGAGDDLLFGGAGNDTLNGGDGNDLLAGNAGNDTLNGGAGIDLLDFSGVAGAWSFTLGAGGSGTASVDGTDTYSGMEGVIGSAGANSLTGNEGDNILRGGGGNDELDGADGNDVLDFSDATFGLNFTLNQGTNDGGWWSTGELSGIGTDAYRNMEGVIGSSFIDNLTGSDLDDFLDGGGSTDLLFGGGGNDTLRGGLGADTILGGSGSDTFLWKAADITPGDTSTDTILDFSVLLPDSGGDVLDISDLLLGYNSETPAAFLMLTPVDMGINTVLSIDRDGSGGDYEFQDLVTLVGVFGQDIDTLLANGNIDVTA